In a single window of the Zea mays cultivar B73 chromosome 5, Zm-B73-REFERENCE-NAM-5.0, whole genome shotgun sequence genome:
- the LOC100501658 gene encoding putative cytochrome P450 superfamily protein, translating to MSAPRPTAHTGASCAATSRAEALQPARVALFAPARRWACDGLVDNLLRRSRRSDAGAGAGAAGDDATTVTLRPFLRRAMFELLVYMCFGVRLGQDTLDEIEGLQHRALLTLTTFPIFAFFPAVTKRLFRSRWEANVAVRRRQDDLFVPLIHAKATRGNDDGDTSASPPSYADTLRALRVPEEGDRPLTDAEMVSLCSEFLNGGTDTTVTLVEWIMAELVNHPDVQAKVHEEVIRSPSSSKLADHGGDDIQVGQAMPYLKAVVLEGLRLHPPGHFVLPHGVQTDGADVGGYTVPRGAELNFLVAEIGRDETVWTKAREFRPDRFLDGGEGCGVDITGSREIKMMPFGAGRRMCPGYSLGVHHAEYFVARMVRDLEWRPPVDGVAVEIAEALDFTVVMKQPLRARIIARY from the coding sequence ATGTCAGCTCCTCGCCCTACGGCGCATACTGGCGCCTCGTGCGCCGCAACCTCGCGGGCAGAGGCGCTGCAGCCCGCCCGCGTCGCCCTCTTCGCGCCCGCCAGGCGGTGGGCGTGCGACGGCCTCGTCGACAACCTCCTCCGTCGCAGTCGTCGGAGCgacgctggcgctggcgctggcgctgcCGGAGACGACGCCACTACCGTCACGCTGAGGCCGTTCCTCCGCCGCGCCATGTTCGAGCTGCTAGTGTACATGTGCTTCGGCGTGCGGCTGGGCCAGGACACGCTCGACGAGATCGAGGGGCTGCAGCACCGGGCGCTCCTGACGCTCACCACCTTCCCGATCTTCGCCTTCTTTCCCGCAGTCACCAAACGGCTCTTCCGCAGCCGGTGGGAGGCCAACGTCGCGGTGCGGCGGAGGCAGGACGATCTGTTCGTCCCTCTCATCCACGCCAAGGCCACGCGCGGGAACGACGACGGCGACACCAGCGCCAGCCCGCCGAGCTACGCGGACACGCTCCGCGCGCTGCGAGTGCCCGAGGAGGGCGACCGCCCGCTCACGGACGCCGAGATGGTCAGCCTCTGCTCCGAGTTCCTCAACGGCGGGACGGACACGACGGTGACGCTGGTGGAGTGGATCATGGCGGAGCTCGTCAACCACCCGGACGTGCAGGCCAAGGTGCACGAGGAGGTCATCAGGTCGCCGTCGTCGTCCAAGCTGGCAGACCACGGTGGCGATGACATCCAGGTCGGCCAGGCGATGCCGTACCTCAAGGCCGTGGTGCTGGAGGGCCTTCGCCTGCACCCGCCGGGCCACTTCGTGCTCCCGCATGGCGTGCAGACCGACGGCGCCGACGTCGGCGGCTACACGGTGCCCAGGGGTGCGGAGCTGAACTTCCTGGTGGCAGAGATCGGGCGTGACGAGACGGTGTGGACAAAGGCGCGGGAGTTCCGGCCGGACCGGTTCCTGGACGGCGGGGAGGGCTGCGGCGTCGACATCACCGGCAGCCGGGAGATCAAGATGATGCCTTTCGGCGCCGGGCGGCGCATGTGCCCCGGCTACTCGCTCGGCGTCCACCACGCCGAGTACTTCGTGGCGAGGATGGTGCGGGACTTGGAGTGGCGCCCGCCGGTGGACGGCGTGGCGGTGGAAATAGCGGAAGCGCTGGACTTCACCGTCGTCATGAAGCAGCCGCTCCGTGCACGCATCATCGCCAGATATTAG